One region of Dryobates pubescens isolate bDryPub1 chromosome 20, bDryPub1.pri, whole genome shotgun sequence genomic DNA includes:
- the ERN1 gene encoding serine/threonine-protein kinase/endoribonuclease IRE1 isoform X3: MTGEKQQTLTSSFAESLCPSTSLLYLGRTEYTITMYDTKKKELRWNATYFDYAATLPDEDIKYKMSHFVSNGDGLVVTVDSESGDVLWIQNYASPVVAFYIWQREGLRKIMHTNVGIETLRYLTFMSGEVGHITKWKYPFPKETETKSKLTPTLYVGKYSTSLYASPSMVHEGVTVVPRGSAIPLLEGPKTEGVTIEDNGECVITPSTDVKFSGRLKEKSKLNYWNDWLLIGHHETPLSAPTKILEKFPSNLPKKHENVIPADSDKATIEKVIDIVEGSSTEVPAAVPKDIEEKPARPVPRPEAPVDSILKDMATIILSTFLLVGWLAFIITYPMNWGPFSQSVLQQQQRQHQLEEKIQLLQQKKMPFHAPSDLPLEADFLDTSCGRTESSTASTPNMSPRASNHSAYSSISASDAGSCLSTEQEEGDEDAHRVMVGKISFNPKEVLGHGAEGTIVYRGTFDNRDVAVKRILPECFSFADREVQLLRESDEHPNVIRYFCTEKDRQFQYIAIELCAATLQEYVEQKAFSHHGLQPITLLQQTTSGLAYLHSLSIVHRDLKPHNILISMPNAHGKVKAMISDFGLCKKLAVGRHSFSRRSGVPGTEGWIAPEMLSEDCKENPTYTVDIFSAGCVFYYVVSEGSHPFGKSLQRQANILLGAYSLESLSAGRHEDIVARDLIEQMINMDPQKRPSASCVLKHPFFWSLEKQLQFFQDVSDRIEKESLDGPIVKQLERGGREVVKMDWREHITVPLQTDLRKFRSYKGGSVRDLLRAMRNKKHHYRELPPEVQETLGSIPDDFVRYFTARFPHLLLHTYKAMHICCQERLFQHYYHQDSAELSLAGDTV; this comes from the exons ATGACTGGGGAGAAACAGCAAACCCTGACTTCCTCATTTGCAGAAAGTCTTTGCCCATCGACATCTCTCCTGTACCTTGGCAGAACAG AGTACACGATCACCATGTATGACACCAAGAAGAAGGAACTGCGGTGGAATGCTACTTATTTTGACTATGCAGCAACTCTGCCTGATGAAGACATAAAATACA AAATGTCCCACTTCGTGTCCAATGGAGATGGGCTGGTGGTGACTGTGGACAGTGAGTCTGGGGACGTGCTGTGGATTCAGAACTACGCTTCTCCAGTGGTGGCTTTTTACATCTGGCAGCGCGAAGGGCTGCGGAAGATTATGCACACTAACGTGGGCATAGAGACCCTGAGATACCTAACCTTCATGTCTGGGGAGGTTGGACACATCACCAAGTGGAAATACCCTTTCCCAAAGGAAACAGAGACCAAGAGCAAACTGAC ACCAACTCTGTATGTAGGGAAATACTCCACAAGTCTGTATGCATCACCATCAATGGTGCACGAAGGAGTAACTGTTGTG CCCCGTGGCAGTGCCATTCCCTTACTAGAGGGACCAAAAACAGAGGGAGTCACAATTGAAGATAACGGCGAGTGCGTTATCACCCCCAGCACAGACGTGAAGTTCTCAGGCAGgctgaaagagaagagcaaactCAACTACTGGAACGACTGGCTCCTCATAG GGCATCACGAAACACCATTATCTGCCCCTACCAAGATCCTGGAGAAATTCCCAAGCAACTTACCTAAGAAGCATGAAAATGTGATTCCAGCTGACTCTGATAAGGCCACTATTGAAAAG GTTATTGACATCGTTGAAGGTTCCTCAACAgaagtgcctgctgctgttccaaaggacattgaggagaaACCTGCTCGGCCTGTCCCTCGGCCAGAGGCTCCTGTGGACTCCATTTTGAAAGACATGGCCACAATCATTCTCAGCACCTTCCTGCTGGTGGGCTGGCTGGCTTTTATCATCACTTACCCAATG AACTGGGGTCCTTTCTCACAGAGTGTGCTTCAGCAGCAACAGAGGCAGCACCAGCTGGAAGAGAAGATACAACTCCTGCAGCAGAAGAAGATGCCCTTCCATGCTCCCAGTGACCTGCCCCTGGAGGCAGACTTCCTGGACACCTCCTGTGGCCGGACAGAGAGCTCAACTGCCAGCACACCAAACATGTCCCCCAGGGCATCAAACCATTCTGCCTACTCCAGCATCTCTGCATCtgatgctgggagctgcctctcCACTGAGCAAGAAGAGGGAG aTGAAGATGCACACAGAGTGATGGTCGGCAAGATTTCCTTTAACCCAAAAGAGGTCCTGGGACACGGAGCTGAGGGGACAATTGTTTACAG gggcaCATTTGATAACCGTGATGTTGCAGTGAAAAGAATTCTTCCTGAGTGCTTCAGCTTTGCAGACCGGGAAGTGCAGCTGCTGCGTGAGTCGGATGAGCACCCCAACGTGATCCGCTACTTCTGCACGGAGAAGGACCGGCAGTTCCAGTACATAGCCATCGAGCTCTGCGCTGCCACTCTGCAGGAG TATGTGGAGCAGAAGGCCTTCAGTCACCATGGCCTACAACCCATCACACTCCTGCAACAGACAACATCTGGCCTGGCCTACCTGCACTCCCTTAGCATTG TCCACAGGGACCTGAAgccccataacatcctcatctCCATGCCCAACGCCCATGGCAAAGTCAAAGCAATGATCTCAGACTTCGGCCTGTGCAAGAAGCTGGCAGTGGGCAGGCACAGCTTCAGCCGTCGCTCGGGGGTGCCAGGCACCGAAGGCTGGATTGCCCCAGAGATGCTGAGTGAAGACTGCAAAGAGAACCCC ACATACACTGTGGACATCTTTTCTGCTGGCTGTGTCTTTTACTATGTCGTGTCTGAGGGCAGCCACCCCTTCGGCAAGTCCCTGCAGCGCCAGGCCAACATCCTGCTGGGCGCCTACAGCCTGGAGTCTCTGAGCGCAGGGAGGCATG AAGACATAGTTGCTCGTGATTTAATAGAGCAGATGATAAACATGGACCCTCAGAAACGgccctctgccagctgtgtgctAAAACATCCATTCTTTTGGAGTTTAGAGAAACAGCTCCAGTTTTTTCAG GATGTCAGTGACCGGATAGAGAAAGAATCTTTAGATGGTCCAATCGTCAAGCAATTAGAAAGAGGTGGAAGAGAGGTGGTGAAGATGGACTGGAGAGAGCACATCACAGTTCCTCTTCAGACAG ACCTTCGCAAATTCCGATCGTATAAAGGAGGCTCTGTGCGGGATCTGCTGAGGGCAATGAGAAACAAG AAGCACCACTACAGAGAACTGCCTCCAGAGGTGCAGGAGACTCTGGGCTCCATCCCAGATGATTTTGTACGTTACTTCACAGCTCGtttccctcacctgctcctacACACCTACAAGGCAATGCATATCTGCTGCCAGGAAAGACTGTTTCAGCATTACTATCATCAggactctgcagagctgagccttgcAGGAGACACTGTTTaa
- the ERN1 gene encoding serine/threonine-protein kinase/endoribonuclease IRE1 isoform X2, translated as MEPLRRCCLLLLNLGALLVLLPPEPSNTSSVTVPETLLFVSTLDGSLHAVSKRTGAIKWTLKEDPVLQVPIHVEEPAFLPDPNDGSLYTLGGKNSEGLTKLPFTIPELVQASPCRSSDGILYMGKKQDIWYVVDLMTGEKQQTLTSSFAESLCPSTSLLYLGRTEYTITMYDTKKKELRWNATYFDYAATLPDEDIKYKMSHFVSNGDGLVVTVDSESGDVLWIQNYASPVVAFYIWQREGLRKIMHTNVGIETLRYLTFMSGEVGHITKWKYPFPKETETKSKLTPTLYVGKYSTSLYASPSMVHEGVTVVPRGSAIPLLEGPKTEGVTIEDNGECVITPSTDVKFSGRLKEKSKLNYWNDWLLIGHHETPLSAPTKILEKFPSNLPKKHENVIPADSDKATIEKVIDIVEGSSTEVPAAVPKDIEEKPARPVPRPEAPVDSILKDMATIILSTFLLVGWLAFIITYPMSVLQQQQRQHQLEEKIQLLQQKKMPFHAPSDLPLEADFLDTSCGRTESSTASTPNMSPRASNHSAYSSISASDAGSCLSTEQEEGDEDAHRVMVGKISFNPKEVLGHGAEGTIVYRGTFDNRDVAVKRILPECFSFADREVQLLRESDEHPNVIRYFCTEKDRQFQYIAIELCAATLQEYVEQKAFSHHGLQPITLLQQTTSGLAYLHSLSIVHRDLKPHNILISMPNAHGKVKAMISDFGLCKKLAVGRHSFSRRSGVPGTEGWIAPEMLSEDCKENPTYTVDIFSAGCVFYYVVSEGSHPFGKSLQRQANILLGAYSLESLSAGRHEDIVARDLIEQMINMDPQKRPSASCVLKHPFFWSLEKQLQFFQDVSDRIEKESLDGPIVKQLERGGREVVKMDWREHITVPLQTDLRKFRSYKGGSVRDLLRAMRNKKHHYRELPPEVQETLGSIPDDFVRYFTARFPHLLLHTYKAMHICCQERLFQHYYHQDSAELSLAGDTV; from the exons aacaCCAGCTCAGTAACTGTGCCAGAAACTCTGTTGTTTGTTTCAACCCTGGATGGAAGTTTGCATGCTGTCAGCAAGAGGACGGGAGCAATCAAGTGGACTTTAAAAGAAG ATCCTGTGCTCCAGGTGCCCATACATGTGGAAGA GCCAGCATTTCTTCCAGACCCAAACGATGGCAGTTTGTACACACTTGGTGGCAAGAACAGCGAGGGCTTGACG aaACTTCCATTTACTATCCCAGAGCTGGTGCAGGCATCTCCCTGTCGCAGTTCAGATGGGATCCTGTACATGG gtaaaaagcaggacatttgGTATGTGGTTGACCTCATGACTGGGGAGAAACAGCAAACCCTGACTTCCTCATTTGCAGAAAGTCTTTGCCCATCGACATCTCTCCTGTACCTTGGCAGAACAG AGTACACGATCACCATGTATGACACCAAGAAGAAGGAACTGCGGTGGAATGCTACTTATTTTGACTATGCAGCAACTCTGCCTGATGAAGACATAAAATACA AAATGTCCCACTTCGTGTCCAATGGAGATGGGCTGGTGGTGACTGTGGACAGTGAGTCTGGGGACGTGCTGTGGATTCAGAACTACGCTTCTCCAGTGGTGGCTTTTTACATCTGGCAGCGCGAAGGGCTGCGGAAGATTATGCACACTAACGTGGGCATAGAGACCCTGAGATACCTAACCTTCATGTCTGGGGAGGTTGGACACATCACCAAGTGGAAATACCCTTTCCCAAAGGAAACAGAGACCAAGAGCAAACTGAC ACCAACTCTGTATGTAGGGAAATACTCCACAAGTCTGTATGCATCACCATCAATGGTGCACGAAGGAGTAACTGTTGTG CCCCGTGGCAGTGCCATTCCCTTACTAGAGGGACCAAAAACAGAGGGAGTCACAATTGAAGATAACGGCGAGTGCGTTATCACCCCCAGCACAGACGTGAAGTTCTCAGGCAGgctgaaagagaagagcaaactCAACTACTGGAACGACTGGCTCCTCATAG GGCATCACGAAACACCATTATCTGCCCCTACCAAGATCCTGGAGAAATTCCCAAGCAACTTACCTAAGAAGCATGAAAATGTGATTCCAGCTGACTCTGATAAGGCCACTATTGAAAAG GTTATTGACATCGTTGAAGGTTCCTCAACAgaagtgcctgctgctgttccaaaggacattgaggagaaACCTGCTCGGCCTGTCCCTCGGCCAGAGGCTCCTGTGGACTCCATTTTGAAAGACATGGCCACAATCATTCTCAGCACCTTCCTGCTGGTGGGCTGGCTGGCTTTTATCATCACTTACCCAATG AGTGTGCTTCAGCAGCAACAGAGGCAGCACCAGCTGGAAGAGAAGATACAACTCCTGCAGCAGAAGAAGATGCCCTTCCATGCTCCCAGTGACCTGCCCCTGGAGGCAGACTTCCTGGACACCTCCTGTGGCCGGACAGAGAGCTCAACTGCCAGCACACCAAACATGTCCCCCAGGGCATCAAACCATTCTGCCTACTCCAGCATCTCTGCATCtgatgctgggagctgcctctcCACTGAGCAAGAAGAGGGAG aTGAAGATGCACACAGAGTGATGGTCGGCAAGATTTCCTTTAACCCAAAAGAGGTCCTGGGACACGGAGCTGAGGGGACAATTGTTTACAG gggcaCATTTGATAACCGTGATGTTGCAGTGAAAAGAATTCTTCCTGAGTGCTTCAGCTTTGCAGACCGGGAAGTGCAGCTGCTGCGTGAGTCGGATGAGCACCCCAACGTGATCCGCTACTTCTGCACGGAGAAGGACCGGCAGTTCCAGTACATAGCCATCGAGCTCTGCGCTGCCACTCTGCAGGAG TATGTGGAGCAGAAGGCCTTCAGTCACCATGGCCTACAACCCATCACACTCCTGCAACAGACAACATCTGGCCTGGCCTACCTGCACTCCCTTAGCATTG TCCACAGGGACCTGAAgccccataacatcctcatctCCATGCCCAACGCCCATGGCAAAGTCAAAGCAATGATCTCAGACTTCGGCCTGTGCAAGAAGCTGGCAGTGGGCAGGCACAGCTTCAGCCGTCGCTCGGGGGTGCCAGGCACCGAAGGCTGGATTGCCCCAGAGATGCTGAGTGAAGACTGCAAAGAGAACCCC ACATACACTGTGGACATCTTTTCTGCTGGCTGTGTCTTTTACTATGTCGTGTCTGAGGGCAGCCACCCCTTCGGCAAGTCCCTGCAGCGCCAGGCCAACATCCTGCTGGGCGCCTACAGCCTGGAGTCTCTGAGCGCAGGGAGGCATG AAGACATAGTTGCTCGTGATTTAATAGAGCAGATGATAAACATGGACCCTCAGAAACGgccctctgccagctgtgtgctAAAACATCCATTCTTTTGGAGTTTAGAGAAACAGCTCCAGTTTTTTCAG GATGTCAGTGACCGGATAGAGAAAGAATCTTTAGATGGTCCAATCGTCAAGCAATTAGAAAGAGGTGGAAGAGAGGTGGTGAAGATGGACTGGAGAGAGCACATCACAGTTCCTCTTCAGACAG ACCTTCGCAAATTCCGATCGTATAAAGGAGGCTCTGTGCGGGATCTGCTGAGGGCAATGAGAAACAAG AAGCACCACTACAGAGAACTGCCTCCAGAGGTGCAGGAGACTCTGGGCTCCATCCCAGATGATTTTGTACGTTACTTCACAGCTCGtttccctcacctgctcctacACACCTACAAGGCAATGCATATCTGCTGCCAGGAAAGACTGTTTCAGCATTACTATCATCAggactctgcagagctgagccttgcAGGAGACACTGTTTaa
- the ERN1 gene encoding serine/threonine-protein kinase/endoribonuclease IRE1 isoform X4, translated as MYDTKKKELRWNATYFDYAATLPDEDIKYKMSHFVSNGDGLVVTVDSESGDVLWIQNYASPVVAFYIWQREGLRKIMHTNVGIETLRYLTFMSGEVGHITKWKYPFPKETETKSKLTPTLYVGKYSTSLYASPSMVHEGVTVVPRGSAIPLLEGPKTEGVTIEDNGECVITPSTDVKFSGRLKEKSKLNYWNDWLLIGHHETPLSAPTKILEKFPSNLPKKHENVIPADSDKATIEKVIDIVEGSSTEVPAAVPKDIEEKPARPVPRPEAPVDSILKDMATIILSTFLLVGWLAFIITYPMNWGPFSQSVLQQQQRQHQLEEKIQLLQQKKMPFHAPSDLPLEADFLDTSCGRTESSTASTPNMSPRASNHSAYSSISASDAGSCLSTEQEEGDEDAHRVMVGKISFNPKEVLGHGAEGTIVYRGTFDNRDVAVKRILPECFSFADREVQLLRESDEHPNVIRYFCTEKDRQFQYIAIELCAATLQEYVEQKAFSHHGLQPITLLQQTTSGLAYLHSLSIVHRDLKPHNILISMPNAHGKVKAMISDFGLCKKLAVGRHSFSRRSGVPGTEGWIAPEMLSEDCKENPTYTVDIFSAGCVFYYVVSEGSHPFGKSLQRQANILLGAYSLESLSAGRHEDIVARDLIEQMINMDPQKRPSASCVLKHPFFWSLEKQLQFFQDVSDRIEKESLDGPIVKQLERGGREVVKMDWREHITVPLQTDLRKFRSYKGGSVRDLLRAMRNKKHHYRELPPEVQETLGSIPDDFVRYFTARFPHLLLHTYKAMHICCQERLFQHYYHQDSAELSLAGDTV; from the exons ATGTATGACACCAAGAAGAAGGAACTGCGGTGGAATGCTACTTATTTTGACTATGCAGCAACTCTGCCTGATGAAGACATAAAATACA AAATGTCCCACTTCGTGTCCAATGGAGATGGGCTGGTGGTGACTGTGGACAGTGAGTCTGGGGACGTGCTGTGGATTCAGAACTACGCTTCTCCAGTGGTGGCTTTTTACATCTGGCAGCGCGAAGGGCTGCGGAAGATTATGCACACTAACGTGGGCATAGAGACCCTGAGATACCTAACCTTCATGTCTGGGGAGGTTGGACACATCACCAAGTGGAAATACCCTTTCCCAAAGGAAACAGAGACCAAGAGCAAACTGAC ACCAACTCTGTATGTAGGGAAATACTCCACAAGTCTGTATGCATCACCATCAATGGTGCACGAAGGAGTAACTGTTGTG CCCCGTGGCAGTGCCATTCCCTTACTAGAGGGACCAAAAACAGAGGGAGTCACAATTGAAGATAACGGCGAGTGCGTTATCACCCCCAGCACAGACGTGAAGTTCTCAGGCAGgctgaaagagaagagcaaactCAACTACTGGAACGACTGGCTCCTCATAG GGCATCACGAAACACCATTATCTGCCCCTACCAAGATCCTGGAGAAATTCCCAAGCAACTTACCTAAGAAGCATGAAAATGTGATTCCAGCTGACTCTGATAAGGCCACTATTGAAAAG GTTATTGACATCGTTGAAGGTTCCTCAACAgaagtgcctgctgctgttccaaaggacattgaggagaaACCTGCTCGGCCTGTCCCTCGGCCAGAGGCTCCTGTGGACTCCATTTTGAAAGACATGGCCACAATCATTCTCAGCACCTTCCTGCTGGTGGGCTGGCTGGCTTTTATCATCACTTACCCAATG AACTGGGGTCCTTTCTCACAGAGTGTGCTTCAGCAGCAACAGAGGCAGCACCAGCTGGAAGAGAAGATACAACTCCTGCAGCAGAAGAAGATGCCCTTCCATGCTCCCAGTGACCTGCCCCTGGAGGCAGACTTCCTGGACACCTCCTGTGGCCGGACAGAGAGCTCAACTGCCAGCACACCAAACATGTCCCCCAGGGCATCAAACCATTCTGCCTACTCCAGCATCTCTGCATCtgatgctgggagctgcctctcCACTGAGCAAGAAGAGGGAG aTGAAGATGCACACAGAGTGATGGTCGGCAAGATTTCCTTTAACCCAAAAGAGGTCCTGGGACACGGAGCTGAGGGGACAATTGTTTACAG gggcaCATTTGATAACCGTGATGTTGCAGTGAAAAGAATTCTTCCTGAGTGCTTCAGCTTTGCAGACCGGGAAGTGCAGCTGCTGCGTGAGTCGGATGAGCACCCCAACGTGATCCGCTACTTCTGCACGGAGAAGGACCGGCAGTTCCAGTACATAGCCATCGAGCTCTGCGCTGCCACTCTGCAGGAG TATGTGGAGCAGAAGGCCTTCAGTCACCATGGCCTACAACCCATCACACTCCTGCAACAGACAACATCTGGCCTGGCCTACCTGCACTCCCTTAGCATTG TCCACAGGGACCTGAAgccccataacatcctcatctCCATGCCCAACGCCCATGGCAAAGTCAAAGCAATGATCTCAGACTTCGGCCTGTGCAAGAAGCTGGCAGTGGGCAGGCACAGCTTCAGCCGTCGCTCGGGGGTGCCAGGCACCGAAGGCTGGATTGCCCCAGAGATGCTGAGTGAAGACTGCAAAGAGAACCCC ACATACACTGTGGACATCTTTTCTGCTGGCTGTGTCTTTTACTATGTCGTGTCTGAGGGCAGCCACCCCTTCGGCAAGTCCCTGCAGCGCCAGGCCAACATCCTGCTGGGCGCCTACAGCCTGGAGTCTCTGAGCGCAGGGAGGCATG AAGACATAGTTGCTCGTGATTTAATAGAGCAGATGATAAACATGGACCCTCAGAAACGgccctctgccagctgtgtgctAAAACATCCATTCTTTTGGAGTTTAGAGAAACAGCTCCAGTTTTTTCAG GATGTCAGTGACCGGATAGAGAAAGAATCTTTAGATGGTCCAATCGTCAAGCAATTAGAAAGAGGTGGAAGAGAGGTGGTGAAGATGGACTGGAGAGAGCACATCACAGTTCCTCTTCAGACAG ACCTTCGCAAATTCCGATCGTATAAAGGAGGCTCTGTGCGGGATCTGCTGAGGGCAATGAGAAACAAG AAGCACCACTACAGAGAACTGCCTCCAGAGGTGCAGGAGACTCTGGGCTCCATCCCAGATGATTTTGTACGTTACTTCACAGCTCGtttccctcacctgctcctacACACCTACAAGGCAATGCATATCTGCTGCCAGGAAAGACTGTTTCAGCATTACTATCATCAggactctgcagagctgagccttgcAGGAGACACTGTTTaa
- the ERN1 gene encoding serine/threonine-protein kinase/endoribonuclease IRE1 isoform X1, with protein sequence MEPLRRCCLLLLNLGALLVLLPPEPSNTSSVTVPETLLFVSTLDGSLHAVSKRTGAIKWTLKEDPVLQVPIHVEEPAFLPDPNDGSLYTLGGKNSEGLTKLPFTIPELVQASPCRSSDGILYMGKKQDIWYVVDLMTGEKQQTLTSSFAESLCPSTSLLYLGRTEYTITMYDTKKKELRWNATYFDYAATLPDEDIKYKMSHFVSNGDGLVVTVDSESGDVLWIQNYASPVVAFYIWQREGLRKIMHTNVGIETLRYLTFMSGEVGHITKWKYPFPKETETKSKLTPTLYVGKYSTSLYASPSMVHEGVTVVPRGSAIPLLEGPKTEGVTIEDNGECVITPSTDVKFSGRLKEKSKLNYWNDWLLIGHHETPLSAPTKILEKFPSNLPKKHENVIPADSDKATIEKVIDIVEGSSTEVPAAVPKDIEEKPARPVPRPEAPVDSILKDMATIILSTFLLVGWLAFIITYPMNWGPFSQSVLQQQQRQHQLEEKIQLLQQKKMPFHAPSDLPLEADFLDTSCGRTESSTASTPNMSPRASNHSAYSSISASDAGSCLSTEQEEGDEDAHRVMVGKISFNPKEVLGHGAEGTIVYRGTFDNRDVAVKRILPECFSFADREVQLLRESDEHPNVIRYFCTEKDRQFQYIAIELCAATLQEYVEQKAFSHHGLQPITLLQQTTSGLAYLHSLSIVHRDLKPHNILISMPNAHGKVKAMISDFGLCKKLAVGRHSFSRRSGVPGTEGWIAPEMLSEDCKENPTYTVDIFSAGCVFYYVVSEGSHPFGKSLQRQANILLGAYSLESLSAGRHEDIVARDLIEQMINMDPQKRPSASCVLKHPFFWSLEKQLQFFQDVSDRIEKESLDGPIVKQLERGGREVVKMDWREHITVPLQTDLRKFRSYKGGSVRDLLRAMRNKKHHYRELPPEVQETLGSIPDDFVRYFTARFPHLLLHTYKAMHICCQERLFQHYYHQDSAELSLAGDTV encoded by the exons aacaCCAGCTCAGTAACTGTGCCAGAAACTCTGTTGTTTGTTTCAACCCTGGATGGAAGTTTGCATGCTGTCAGCAAGAGGACGGGAGCAATCAAGTGGACTTTAAAAGAAG ATCCTGTGCTCCAGGTGCCCATACATGTGGAAGA GCCAGCATTTCTTCCAGACCCAAACGATGGCAGTTTGTACACACTTGGTGGCAAGAACAGCGAGGGCTTGACG aaACTTCCATTTACTATCCCAGAGCTGGTGCAGGCATCTCCCTGTCGCAGTTCAGATGGGATCCTGTACATGG gtaaaaagcaggacatttgGTATGTGGTTGACCTCATGACTGGGGAGAAACAGCAAACCCTGACTTCCTCATTTGCAGAAAGTCTTTGCCCATCGACATCTCTCCTGTACCTTGGCAGAACAG AGTACACGATCACCATGTATGACACCAAGAAGAAGGAACTGCGGTGGAATGCTACTTATTTTGACTATGCAGCAACTCTGCCTGATGAAGACATAAAATACA AAATGTCCCACTTCGTGTCCAATGGAGATGGGCTGGTGGTGACTGTGGACAGTGAGTCTGGGGACGTGCTGTGGATTCAGAACTACGCTTCTCCAGTGGTGGCTTTTTACATCTGGCAGCGCGAAGGGCTGCGGAAGATTATGCACACTAACGTGGGCATAGAGACCCTGAGATACCTAACCTTCATGTCTGGGGAGGTTGGACACATCACCAAGTGGAAATACCCTTTCCCAAAGGAAACAGAGACCAAGAGCAAACTGAC ACCAACTCTGTATGTAGGGAAATACTCCACAAGTCTGTATGCATCACCATCAATGGTGCACGAAGGAGTAACTGTTGTG CCCCGTGGCAGTGCCATTCCCTTACTAGAGGGACCAAAAACAGAGGGAGTCACAATTGAAGATAACGGCGAGTGCGTTATCACCCCCAGCACAGACGTGAAGTTCTCAGGCAGgctgaaagagaagagcaaactCAACTACTGGAACGACTGGCTCCTCATAG GGCATCACGAAACACCATTATCTGCCCCTACCAAGATCCTGGAGAAATTCCCAAGCAACTTACCTAAGAAGCATGAAAATGTGATTCCAGCTGACTCTGATAAGGCCACTATTGAAAAG GTTATTGACATCGTTGAAGGTTCCTCAACAgaagtgcctgctgctgttccaaaggacattgaggagaaACCTGCTCGGCCTGTCCCTCGGCCAGAGGCTCCTGTGGACTCCATTTTGAAAGACATGGCCACAATCATTCTCAGCACCTTCCTGCTGGTGGGCTGGCTGGCTTTTATCATCACTTACCCAATG AACTGGGGTCCTTTCTCACAGAGTGTGCTTCAGCAGCAACAGAGGCAGCACCAGCTGGAAGAGAAGATACAACTCCTGCAGCAGAAGAAGATGCCCTTCCATGCTCCCAGTGACCTGCCCCTGGAGGCAGACTTCCTGGACACCTCCTGTGGCCGGACAGAGAGCTCAACTGCCAGCACACCAAACATGTCCCCCAGGGCATCAAACCATTCTGCCTACTCCAGCATCTCTGCATCtgatgctgggagctgcctctcCACTGAGCAAGAAGAGGGAG aTGAAGATGCACACAGAGTGATGGTCGGCAAGATTTCCTTTAACCCAAAAGAGGTCCTGGGACACGGAGCTGAGGGGACAATTGTTTACAG gggcaCATTTGATAACCGTGATGTTGCAGTGAAAAGAATTCTTCCTGAGTGCTTCAGCTTTGCAGACCGGGAAGTGCAGCTGCTGCGTGAGTCGGATGAGCACCCCAACGTGATCCGCTACTTCTGCACGGAGAAGGACCGGCAGTTCCAGTACATAGCCATCGAGCTCTGCGCTGCCACTCTGCAGGAG TATGTGGAGCAGAAGGCCTTCAGTCACCATGGCCTACAACCCATCACACTCCTGCAACAGACAACATCTGGCCTGGCCTACCTGCACTCCCTTAGCATTG TCCACAGGGACCTGAAgccccataacatcctcatctCCATGCCCAACGCCCATGGCAAAGTCAAAGCAATGATCTCAGACTTCGGCCTGTGCAAGAAGCTGGCAGTGGGCAGGCACAGCTTCAGCCGTCGCTCGGGGGTGCCAGGCACCGAAGGCTGGATTGCCCCAGAGATGCTGAGTGAAGACTGCAAAGAGAACCCC ACATACACTGTGGACATCTTTTCTGCTGGCTGTGTCTTTTACTATGTCGTGTCTGAGGGCAGCCACCCCTTCGGCAAGTCCCTGCAGCGCCAGGCCAACATCCTGCTGGGCGCCTACAGCCTGGAGTCTCTGAGCGCAGGGAGGCATG AAGACATAGTTGCTCGTGATTTAATAGAGCAGATGATAAACATGGACCCTCAGAAACGgccctctgccagctgtgtgctAAAACATCCATTCTTTTGGAGTTTAGAGAAACAGCTCCAGTTTTTTCAG GATGTCAGTGACCGGATAGAGAAAGAATCTTTAGATGGTCCAATCGTCAAGCAATTAGAAAGAGGTGGAAGAGAGGTGGTGAAGATGGACTGGAGAGAGCACATCACAGTTCCTCTTCAGACAG ACCTTCGCAAATTCCGATCGTATAAAGGAGGCTCTGTGCGGGATCTGCTGAGGGCAATGAGAAACAAG AAGCACCACTACAGAGAACTGCCTCCAGAGGTGCAGGAGACTCTGGGCTCCATCCCAGATGATTTTGTACGTTACTTCACAGCTCGtttccctcacctgctcctacACACCTACAAGGCAATGCATATCTGCTGCCAGGAAAGACTGTTTCAGCATTACTATCATCAggactctgcagagctgagccttgcAGGAGACACTGTTTaa